In Acaryochloris marina S15, a single genomic region encodes these proteins:
- a CDS encoding MgPME-cyclase complex family protein, protein MQTYHYALASQRYLFEEEPFEEVLKERHRYYKEKNKEIDFWVVMQPAFLDLPEMQAIKAKCPQPSVAIVSTNPTFVTWLKLRLEYVYIGEFQAPSESIPDPLASLASV, encoded by the coding sequence ATGCAAACTTACCACTACGCCCTTGCCAGTCAGCGCTATCTCTTTGAAGAAGAGCCCTTTGAAGAAGTTCTCAAAGAACGTCATCGTTACTACAAAGAAAAAAATAAAGAGATTGATTTTTGGGTGGTCATGCAGCCTGCATTTCTAGACCTGCCCGAAATGCAAGCCATCAAAGCCAAGTGTCCTCAGCCTTCTGTGGCGATTGTGTCTACCAATCCGACCTTTGTGACTTGGTTGAAGTTGCGGTTGGAATATGTTTACATCGGCGAGTTTCAGGCCCCTTCAGAAAGCATCCCTGATCCCCTAGCATCTTTAGCTTCCGTATAG
- the dapF gene encoding diaminopimelate epimerase: MRVEFTKYQGLGNDFILIDNRHQAQPCLTPEQAVRMCDRNFGIGGDGVIFALPPEGDTDYTMRIYNSDGSEPEMCGNGIRCLARFLAHLEGKPPQTEITYRIHTLAGTITPSLQTDGLVKVDMGPPFLVPQEIPTTLGQGTDPVVNQPLEVGGQSWSVTCVSMGNPHCITFVGDLEAIDFQTLGPQFEHHPAFPQRINTEFIQVMRPDYLKMLVWERGAGPTLACGTGACAVLVAGVLTGKSQSQATIELPGGPLQIRWDGKGQSVLMTGPAEKVFTGIYEAA; the protein is encoded by the coding sequence ATGCGGGTTGAGTTTACAAAATATCAAGGATTGGGAAATGATTTTATCCTGATCGATAATCGCCACCAAGCTCAACCCTGTTTGACTCCCGAACAAGCGGTGCGGATGTGCGATCGCAACTTTGGTATCGGCGGGGATGGCGTTATCTTTGCCTTACCCCCAGAAGGGGACACGGACTACACCATGCGCATCTATAACTCCGACGGTTCCGAACCGGAGATGTGTGGCAATGGTATTCGCTGTTTAGCCCGCTTCCTAGCCCATTTAGAAGGCAAGCCCCCCCAAACCGAAATAACCTATCGAATTCATACCTTGGCAGGCACCATTACCCCTAGCTTGCAGACCGATGGCCTGGTAAAGGTGGATATGGGACCTCCCTTTCTGGTGCCCCAAGAGATTCCGACGACTTTGGGACAAGGCACCGATCCGGTCGTGAATCAGCCCTTGGAGGTGGGAGGACAGTCCTGGTCAGTGACCTGCGTCAGTATGGGCAATCCCCACTGCATCACCTTTGTTGGAGACTTAGAGGCAATTGATTTCCAGACCCTTGGTCCTCAGTTTGAGCATCACCCTGCATTTCCCCAACGCATTAATACTGAATTCATACAGGTGATGCGCCCTGACTATCTAAAAATGTTGGTGTGGGAGCGGGGCGCAGGCCCAACCCTAGCTTGTGGAACAGGAGCCTGTGCCGTTCTAGTGGCGGGAGTACTCACGGGTAAGAGCCAATCTCAAGCGACGATTGAACTGCCAGGGGGGCCTTTGCAGATTCGCTGGGATGGCAAAGGGCAGTCTGTTTTGATGACGGGTCCAGCAGAAAAAGTATTTACGGGGATTTATGAGGCGGCATAG
- a CDS encoding Hfq-related RNA-binding protein: MSTELDVKLPSFRQLQTLIQEESEVEIKLITNDLLVGKVRWQDNFCICLLDHYDQPTIVWKQAIVFLKPKP, translated from the coding sequence ATGTCAACTGAACTTGATGTCAAACTGCCTAGTTTTCGGCAACTTCAGACTCTGATTCAAGAAGAATCTGAAGTGGAGATCAAATTAATCACCAACGATTTACTCGTCGGCAAAGTGCGTTGGCAAGATAATTTCTGTATCTGCTTACTCGATCATTATGATCAGCCGACCATCGTCTGGAAGCAGGCTATCGTCTTTCTCAAACCCAAGCCTTAG
- a CDS encoding M23 family metallopeptidase, whose protein sequence is MTYKNLRRLSFLLFATVGSTLSTALSAQALDVTITPKKPRLGDTLAITVKPDPGEQLTQAPVVKVAGKKLPVYPIATNRWRAFLPTIPLEKHGRRSLVVTGNQQARNMVLWIGKKWYRTQSIWLPPGKGSGTDFEFDRVDAFKAIVSPKKLWSGKFLRPNNGPLTAGYGIKRIYNGDYSDPDYHRGLDYAGWGGSPVKASAAGQVRLVGRESQGFRIHGNVIGIDHGQGVNTVYLHLRNIKVKEGQMVRAGQIIGTVGSTGASTGPHLHFGLNVNGQAVDPTPWLKWGLQ, encoded by the coding sequence ATGACTTATAAGAATCTTCGTAGGCTGAGCTTTCTCCTCTTCGCTACAGTAGGAAGCACCCTATCTACCGCCTTATCTGCCCAAGCGTTAGACGTCACTATAACCCCTAAAAAGCCCAGATTGGGCGACACTCTGGCCATTACCGTCAAGCCGGATCCAGGCGAACAACTCACTCAAGCACCCGTCGTCAAAGTGGCGGGCAAAAAACTTCCCGTCTATCCCATCGCGACCAACCGCTGGCGGGCTTTTTTACCCACCATTCCCTTAGAAAAACATGGTCGTCGCAGCCTGGTCGTGACGGGGAATCAACAAGCACGCAACATGGTGCTGTGGATTGGTAAAAAATGGTACCGGACCCAGAGCATTTGGTTACCCCCTGGTAAAGGTTCAGGCACAGACTTTGAATTCGATCGCGTGGATGCCTTTAAAGCCATTGTCTCTCCTAAAAAACTTTGGAGCGGAAAGTTCCTCCGTCCTAATAATGGCCCTCTCACTGCTGGGTATGGAATCAAACGAATTTACAATGGCGATTACTCCGATCCCGATTATCATCGGGGCTTAGATTATGCAGGCTGGGGTGGATCTCCCGTCAAAGCTTCAGCTGCTGGCCAGGTGCGCCTCGTGGGTCGAGAATCTCAAGGGTTCCGGATTCATGGCAATGTCATTGGCATTGATCATGGCCAAGGGGTGAATACGGTATATCTACATTTACGGAATATTAAAGTCAAAGAAGGCCAAATGGTTCGTGCCGGCCAAATCATCGGCACGGTCGGTTCAACCGGTGCGTCGACGGGGCCTCACCTCCACTTTGGGTTAAATGTGAATGGCCAAGCGGTTGATCCAACCCCATGGCTGAAATGGGGTTTGCAATAA
- a CDS encoding TRAP transporter small permease subunit: protein MQKLLRLSQLIDRINEGVGKFAVLLIPLMIAIGVWNTLGRKIGNLIGQNLSSNSLIEGQAYLFALTFLLGAAYTFKHNGHVRVDAFYDRWPPQRQTWVNFLGAILFVIPFCSLMIYYVWSPIINSWEVWEVSPDAGGLPRYPIKSVVCVFFVLLLLQGISEAIKNGIKLRRFRLGQDGETDHGL from the coding sequence TTGCAAAAGCTGTTGCGACTGTCCCAGCTCATCGATCGCATCAACGAAGGCGTGGGCAAATTTGCCGTCCTCCTAATTCCGTTGATGATTGCCATTGGGGTTTGGAATACCTTAGGGCGAAAAATAGGCAATTTGATCGGCCAAAATCTGAGTTCCAATTCTTTGATTGAGGGACAAGCCTATCTATTCGCCCTCACATTTTTATTGGGGGCAGCCTATACCTTCAAACACAATGGCCATGTGCGAGTCGATGCATTTTATGATCGCTGGCCGCCCCAGCGACAGACTTGGGTCAACTTCTTAGGGGCAATCCTGTTTGTCATCCCTTTTTGTAGTCTGATGATCTATTACGTCTGGTCCCCCATCATCAATTCTTGGGAGGTTTGGGAAGTCTCGCCGGATGCAGGGGGCTTACCCCGTTATCCCATTAAATCTGTGGTCTGCGTCTTCTTTGTACTGCTCTTACTACAAGGCATTTCAGAAGCCATCAAAAATGGGATCAAACTGAGACGGTTCCGCCTCGGCCAAGACGGAGAAACCGACCATGGACTATAA
- a CDS encoding TRAP transporter large permease subunit gives MDYNWLSLAMFGVALVLLSAGYPVAFTLSGVALLFSMLPTAISWVDPEILVDPNLLAMPQEIFATMLSNTLLAIPYFIFMGAMLEKSGLAEKLLETIGILFGPIRGGLALAVVFVGALLAATTGVVAASVVAMGLISLPIMLRYNYSKELTAGVIVASGTLGQIIPPSVVLVVLGDQLGVPVGDLFLGALIPGLMIAGMFALHIIIVAIFKPEAAPALPLSVREIQGKELALRVIKVLIPPLALIFLVLGSIFWGIATPTEAGALGALGAILLAWANGEFSLKRLFEVSESTLRITSMVMLILIGSRAFSLIFIGLGGNILVSDALQNLPGGELSFLIVSMLTVFLLGFFIDFFQIAFIVVPIFRPIAQSLDMDLLWYGILLGVNLQTSFLTPPFGFALFYLRGVAPPEIKTSDIYRGAIPFIVLQLIVLVLLVQFPELVTFLPSLKSAPTGGV, from the coding sequence ATGGACTATAACTGGCTGAGCCTGGCCATGTTTGGGGTCGCCTTAGTCCTGCTGTCGGCAGGTTATCCGGTGGCCTTCACCTTGAGTGGCGTGGCTCTGTTATTCAGCATGTTACCCACAGCCATCAGTTGGGTCGATCCAGAAATTTTGGTAGATCCCAATCTGTTGGCTATGCCTCAGGAAATTTTCGCCACCATGCTGAGCAATACGCTCCTGGCGATTCCCTACTTTATTTTTATGGGGGCCATGCTGGAGAAATCAGGCTTAGCCGAGAAGCTGCTCGAAACCATCGGTATTCTCTTCGGTCCAATTCGCGGCGGACTGGCTTTAGCTGTGGTGTTTGTGGGGGCTTTGCTAGCCGCGACAACAGGCGTTGTAGCCGCCTCGGTCGTAGCCATGGGCCTAATCTCGCTGCCGATCATGCTCCGCTACAACTACAGTAAGGAGCTAACTGCCGGGGTAATTGTCGCCTCTGGAACCTTGGGGCAAATTATCCCCCCTAGCGTGGTGCTAGTGGTGTTAGGGGATCAACTCGGTGTGCCGGTGGGAGATTTATTCCTAGGGGCCTTGATTCCAGGTTTAATGATTGCCGGGATGTTTGCCCTGCATATTATTATTGTTGCCATCTTTAAACCCGAGGCTGCCCCCGCTTTGCCCCTCTCCGTCAGGGAAATCCAAGGGAAAGAGCTCGCGCTTCGAGTCATCAAAGTCTTAATTCCACCCCTAGCCCTGATTTTTTTGGTTTTGGGCAGTATCTTTTGGGGAATTGCAACGCCCACAGAAGCAGGAGCCTTGGGGGCATTAGGCGCCATTCTGCTAGCCTGGGCCAATGGTGAATTTTCCTTAAAGCGGCTGTTTGAAGTATCAGAGTCTACCCTTCGCATCACCAGTATGGTGATGCTAATTCTGATCGGCTCTCGGGCCTTTAGCCTAATCTTTATTGGTTTAGGCGGAAATATCCTGGTCTCTGATGCATTGCAAAACCTACCGGGCGGTGAACTTAGCTTCTTAATCGTCAGTATGCTGACGGTATTTTTGCTAGGTTTCTTTATCGACTTTTTTCAAATCGCCTTTATTGTGGTGCCCATTTTTCGGCCCATCGCCCAATCCTTGGACATGGACTTGCTGTGGTATGGCATTTTGCTTGGGGTCAACTTACAAACGTCGTTTTTAACCCCTCCCTTTGGCTTTGCCTTGTTCTACTTAAGGGGGGTCGCTCCACCCGAAATCAAAACGTCAGACATTTATCGCGGGGCCATCCCTTTTATCGTCCTGCAGCTGATTGTGTTGGTGCTTTTGGTACAGTTCCCGGAGCTTGTAACGTTTTTACCTTCCTTAAAGTCAGCACCAACGGGTGGCGTATAG